From Terriglobales bacterium, the proteins below share one genomic window:
- a CDS encoding MFS transporter: MESPGELRRNVKVFGATSFFNDTATEMAYWVLPAFLVSIGAGPATLGIIEGLAESVTAAAKLWSGLLVDRVRQRKPLVVMGYTVANAVKPLLALSTAWWHVLGIRFADRLAKGVRGAPRDVMLSESVPKERVGSAFGLLQTMDSAGAIVGPLLALLLVSHIGLRGVFWAAAVPGLISIIAVVFFAKETGKARAVAHEHRERSKAPLPAAFYYLMTAVGLFSLGNSSDMFLVLRAQDIGIAASYAPLLGLVFNITYTAFSWPAGKLSDRVSRKGLVAAGYLVFTIVYAVFALAPSKSAIWGAFAFYGLYYALTNPVLRAMVSHAAPAEARGRAFGIFYFVTSITALLASVITGELWKVFGAAIPFYTSAALSLTAAMMIIAIPKRLTERTAGS, translated from the coding sequence ATGGAGAGTCCCGGCGAACTTCGGCGCAACGTAAAGGTTTTCGGCGCGACATCGTTCTTCAACGACACCGCCACGGAAATGGCCTACTGGGTGTTGCCCGCGTTCCTCGTCTCGATTGGCGCTGGTCCGGCGACGCTGGGCATCATTGAAGGCCTCGCGGAGAGCGTCACGGCGGCGGCGAAACTCTGGTCCGGGCTACTGGTGGACCGTGTGCGACAGCGTAAGCCGCTGGTAGTCATGGGTTACACCGTTGCCAATGCCGTGAAGCCGTTGCTCGCTCTTTCGACGGCATGGTGGCACGTGCTGGGAATCCGCTTCGCCGACCGTCTGGCAAAAGGCGTACGCGGCGCGCCGCGGGACGTCATGCTTTCCGAGTCGGTGCCAAAGGAGAGAGTCGGCTCTGCCTTCGGACTTCTTCAAACAATGGATTCAGCCGGAGCCATTGTTGGTCCTTTGCTCGCGCTGTTGCTGGTCTCGCACATCGGGCTGCGAGGGGTTTTCTGGGCTGCCGCCGTTCCCGGACTGATCAGCATCATCGCCGTTGTGTTCTTCGCAAAAGAGACGGGCAAGGCTCGGGCGGTCGCGCACGAACATCGGGAGCGCAGCAAAGCTCCATTGCCCGCCGCCTTCTACTACCTGATGACGGCGGTCGGGCTGTTTTCACTTGGTAACTCCAGCGACATGTTTCTGGTGTTGCGCGCGCAGGATATCGGCATCGCCGCGAGTTACGCGCCGTTGCTCGGGTTGGTGTTCAACATCACGTACACGGCGTTCTCCTGGCCAGCAGGGAAGTTGAGCGACCGCGTGTCGCGGAAGGGACTGGTCGCTGCCGGATACCTGGTGTTCACCATTGTTTACGCGGTGTTTGCGCTTGCTCCGTCGAAAAGCGCTATTTGGGGAGCGTTTGCCTTTTACGGCCTCTACTATGCACTGACGAATCCAGTGCTGAGAGCGATGGTGTCACACGCGGCACCGGCCGAAGCGCGAGGGCGGGCGTTCGGTATCTTCTATTTCGTCACGAGTATCACGGCATTGCTTGCTTCGGTGATCACGGGAGAGTTATGGAAGGTCTTCGGGGCAGCGATCCCCTTTTATACGAGTGCCGCCCTGTCTTTAACTGCCGCAATGATGATCATTGCCATACCCAAACGACTGACCGAAAGGACGGCAGGATCTTAA